The proteins below are encoded in one region of Saccopteryx leptura isolate mSacLep1 chromosome 1, mSacLep1_pri_phased_curated, whole genome shotgun sequence:
- the LOC136388845 gene encoding olfactory receptor 51L1-like gives MVVWNTSVTAEPIFVLKGFPGLEYAHSWLSILFCLVFLGAFIGNVTILSVIWFESSLHQPMYFFLSILALNDIGMSLSTFPTIFSVLWLNTRKIQASDCYAQLFFIHTFTFLESSVLLAMAFDRFVAICRPLHYTTILTNSVISKIGLACLVRSMGVVLPTPLLLRQYHYCHVNVLSHPFCLHQDVLKLSCSDARINSIYGLCIVIATLGMDSVFILLSYILILNAVLRIAVHEERLKALNTCVSHICVVLIFFVPVIGVSIAHRFGKHLSPIVHILMANIYLLLPPVLNPIVYSVRTKQIRRGILRKFGLKRRF, from the coding sequence ATGGTTGTCTGGAATACCAGTGTTACTGCGGAGCCCATTTTTGTGCTGAAGGGTTTTCCTGGACTGGAGTATGCTCATTCTtggctctcaattctattctgCCTTGTGTTCTTGGGAGCATTTATTGGTAATGTTACCATTCTCTCTGTCATTTGGTTTGAGTCCTCACTCCACCAGCccatgtattttttcctttccatcttGGCACTAAATGACATAGGTATGTCCCTGTCTACATTTCCCACTATATTTTCTGTGCTATGGTTGAATACTCGGAAGATCCAGGCAAGTGACTGCTATGCTCAGCTCTTCTTCATCCATACATTCACATTTCTGGAATCCTCAGTGCTGTTGGCCATGGCCTTTGACCGTTTTGTTGCTATCTGCCGTCCACTGCACTACACCACCATCCTCACCAACAGTGTAATAAGCAAGATTGGTTTGGCCTGCTTGGTAAGAAGCATGGGAGTTGTACTGCCTACACCTTTGTTACTGAGGCAATATCACTACTGCCATGTCAATGTTCTCTCTCATCCCTTCTGTTTGCACCAAGATGTTCTGAAATTATCCTGTTCAGATGCCCGGATCAATAGTATTTATGGACTGTGTATAGTTATTGCCACATTGGGCATGGACtcagtctttattcttctttcttacaTCCTGATTCTGAATGCTGTGCTGAGAATTGCAGTTCATGAAGAGCGGCTGAAAGCACTCAACACATGTGTATCTCACATCTGTGTTGTGCTCATCTTTTTTGTGCCAGTTATTGGAGTTTCAATTGCCCATCGCTTTGGGAAGCATCTGTCTCCCATAGTCCACATCCTCATGGCTAACATCTACCTGCTCCTTCCTCCAGTGCTTAACCCTATTGTGTACAGTGTGAGGACAAAACAGATTCGTCGAGGAATTCTCCGCAAGTTTGGGCTAAAGAGGAGGTTTTAA
- the LOC136388846 gene encoding olfactory receptor 51A7-like: MCIFNTSEISTFFLIGIPGIEPANIWISIPICFIYLVAILGNCTILFFVKTQTCLHEPMYYFLSMLAVSDLGLSLSSLPTMLKVFLFNAPGISPDACIAQEFFIHGFSAMESSVLLIMSFDRFIAIYSPLRYTSILTSARVSKIGFVFSLKNVLLILPFPFTLKHLRYCKKNLLSHSYCLHQDVMKLACSDNKVNVIYGLFVALTAILDLTFIFMSYVLILKAVLSIASQKKRFKALNTCVSHICAVLIFYVPIISLAVIYRFAKHSFPIAKILMADIFLLVPPLMNPIVYCVKSQQIRNLVLGKLCQKHT, encoded by the coding sequence ATGTGTATCTTCAACACCTCTGAAATATCTACCTTCTTTCTGATTGGCATCCCAGGGATAGAGCCTGCCAACATTTGGATCTCCATCCCCATTTGCTTCATATACCTTGTTGCCATCCTGGGGAACTGTACAATCCTATTTTTTGTAAAAACACAGACTTGTCTGCATGAACCCATGTACTATTTTCTCTCCATGTTGGCTGTCTCAGACCTTGGgttgtccctctcctctctgcctacCATGCTAAAGGTATTCTTGTTCAATGCTCCAGGAATTTCCCCAGATGCCTGTATTGCTCAAGAGTTTTTTATTCATGGATTCTCAGCTATGGAATCATCAGTACTTCTCATCATGTCTTTTGATCGCTTTATTGCCATTTACAGtcctctgagatatacctccATTCTGACCAGTGCCAGAGTCTCCAAAATcgggtttgttttttctctcaaaaatgtTTTGTTGATCCTCCCTTTCCCATTTACATTAAAACATCTAAGGTACTGTAAGAAAAACCTCCTTTCCCATTCCTACTGCCTACATCAGGATGTCATGAAGCTGGCCTGCTCTGACAACAAGGTCAATGTCATCTATGGCTTATTTGTGGCTCTCACAGCCATCCTAGacttaacatttattttcatgtCCTACGTGCTAATACTGAAAGCAGTACTGAGCATAGCATCACAGAAGAAAAGGTTCAAGGCCCTCAATACATGTGTCTCCCATATCTGTGCTGTACTCATCTTCTATGTTCCTATTATCTCCCTAGCTGTCATCTACCGGTTTGCCAAACACAGTTTCCCAATCGCTAAGATTCTCATGGCTGATATTTTCCTCCTAGTACCTCCATTGATGAACCCCATTGTGTACTGTGTGAAGAGCCAGCAAATAAGAAATCTGGTTTTAGGGAAACTGTGTCAGAAACACACCTGA